From the genome of Camelus dromedarius isolate mCamDro1 chromosome 19, mCamDro1.pat, whole genome shotgun sequence, one region includes:
- the LOC105084577 gene encoding olfactory receptor 2J3 codes for MMKKNNASSEGYFVLLGFSNWPHLELVLFVVILMFYLMTLVGNLFIIILSYLDSHLHTPMYFFLSNLSFLDLCYTTSSIPQLLVNLWGPEKTISYNGCMIQLYFVLALGTAECVLLVMMSYDRYAAVCRPLHYTVLMHPRFCHMLAAASWVSGFTTSALHSIFTFWVPLCGHRQVDHFFCEVPALLRLSCVDTRTNELTLMVMSSIFVIVPLMLILSSYGAIAQAVLRMQSTTGLQKVFGTCGAHLMVVSLFFIPAMCIYLLPSSGKSQDQGKFIALFYTVVTPSLNPLIYTLRNKDVKGAVKRLIGWDREM; via the coding sequence ATGATGAAGAAAAACAATGCAAGTTCTGAAGGTTACTTTGTTCTACTGGGTTTTTCCAATTGGCCTCATCTTGAGTTAGTTCTCTTTGTGGTTATCCTGATGTTCTACTTGATGACACTGGTAGGCAACCTGTTCATCATTATCTTGTCATACTTGGACTCCCATCTTCACActcccatgtactttttcctttCAAACCTCTCTTTTCTGGATCTCTGCTACACCACAAGCTCCATCCCCCAGTTGCTGGTCAACCTCTGGGGCCCAGAGAAAACCATCTCTTACAATGGTTGCATGATTCAACTTTATTTTGTCCTTGCATTGGGAACTGCTGAGTGTGTACTACTGGTGATGATGTCCTATGACCGTTATGCAGCTGTATGTAGACCCTTGCATTACACTGTCCTCATGCACCCTCGTTTCTGCCATATGTTGGCTGCGGCTTCTTGGGTGAGTGGCTTTACCACCTCAGCACTTCATTCCATCTTTACCTTCTGGGTACCCCTGTGTGGACACCGCCAAGTGGATCATTTCTTCTGTGAAGTTCCAGCACTGTTGCGACTGTCATGTGTTGATACCCGTACCAATGAGCTGACCCTCATGGTCATGAGTTCCATTTTTGTGATTGTACCACTTATGCTCATTCTCAGCTCCTATGGTGCCATTGCCCAGGCTGTGCTGAGGATGCAGTCAACCACTGGACTTCAGAAAGTCTTTGGCACATGTGGAGCCCATCTTATGGTTGTATCCCTCTTTTTCATTCCAGCCATGTGCATTTATCTCCTACCATCATCAGGAAAGTCTCAAGATCAAGGCAAGTTCATTGCCCTGTTTTATACTGTTGTCACACCTAGCCTCAACCCTCTAATCTACACCCTCAGAAACAAAGATGTAAAAGGGGCAGTAAAGAGATTAATAGGGTGGGATAGAGAGATGTGA
- the LOC105084576 gene encoding LOW QUALITY PROTEIN: olfactory receptor 2J3-like (The sequence of the model RefSeq protein was modified relative to this genomic sequence to represent the inferred CDS: deleted 1 base in 1 codon), producing the protein MNDDGKINASSEGYFVLLGFSNWPHLEVVLFVVILMFYLMTLVGNLFIIILSYLDFHLHTPMYFFLSNLSFLDLCYTTSSIPQLLVNLWGSEKTISYKGCMVQLYFVLALGTTECVLLVVMSYDRYAAVCRPLHYTVLMHPRFCHMLAAASWVSGFTNSALHSIFTFWVPLCGHRQVDHFFCEVPALLRLSCVDTRANELTLMVMSSIFVLIPLILILSSYGAIAQAVLRMQSTTGLQKVFGTCGAHLMVVFLFFIPAMCIYLLPSSGKSQDQGKFIALFYTVVTPSLNPLIYTLRNRDVRGAVKRLMGQE; encoded by the exons ATGAATGATGATGGA AAAATCAATGCAAGTTCTGAAGGCTACTTTGTTTTACTGGGTTTTTCTAATTGGCCTCATCTGGAAGTAGTTCTCTTTGTGGTTATCCTGATGTTCTACTTGATGACACTGGTAGGCAACCTGTTCATCATTATCTTGTCATACCTAGACTTCCATCTCCACACacccatgtatttcttcctctcAAACCTCTCCTTTCTGGATCTCTGCTACACCACCAGCTCCATCCCTCAGTTGCTTGTCAACCTCTGGGGCTCAGAGAAAACCATCTCTTACAAAGGTTGCATGGTTCAACTTTATTTTGTCCTTGCATTGGGAACCACAGAATGTGTGCTACTGGTGGTGATGTCCTATGACCGTTATGCAGCTGTATGTAGACCCTTGCATTACACTGTCCTCATGCACCCTCGTTTCTGCCATATGTTGGCTGCGGCTTCTTGGGTGAGTGGCTTTACCAACTCAGCACTTCATTCCATCTTTACCTTCTGGGTACCCCTGTGTGGACATCGCCAAGTGGACCATTTCTTCTGTGAAGTTCCAGCACTGCTGCGACTGTCATGCGTTGATACCCGTGCCAATGAGCTGACCCTCATGGTCATGAGCTCCATTTTTGTTCTCATACCTCTCATCCTCATTCTTAGTTCCTATGGTGCCATTGCCCAGGCTGTACTGAGGATGCAGTCAACAACTGGACTTCAGAAAGTCTTTGGCACATGTGGAGCCCATCTTATGGTTGTATTCCTCTTTTTCATTCCAGCCATGTGCATTTATCTCCTACCATCATCAGGAAAGTCTCAAGATCAAGGCAAGTTCATTGCCCTGTTTTATACTGTTGTCACACCTAGCCTCAACCCTCTAATCTACACCCTCAGAAACAGAGATGTAAGAGGGGCAGTAAAGAGATTAATGGGGCAAGAGTGA
- the LOC105084540 gene encoding olfactory receptor 2W1 translates to MDLRNYTLLQGFILLGFSDHPKLEMVLSAVVTLFYLITLIGNTAIILASLLDPHLHTPMYFFLRNLSFLDLCFTTSIIPQMLVNLWGHDKTISYVGCVIQLYLYMWFGSIECLLLAVMSYDRFTAICKPLHYLVIMNPHLCFKMTTMVWSISLANSVVLCTLTLNLPRCGNNLLDHFLCELPAMVKIACIDTTAVEMSVFALGIVIVLTPLILILISYGYIAKAVLRMKSKAGQRKAVNTCGSHLTVVSIFYGTIIYMYLQPGNSASKDQGKFLTLFYTIITPSLNPLIYTLRNKDMKDALKKLMRVDHKSTKSKRN, encoded by the coding sequence ATGGACCTAAGAAATTATACTTTGCTACAGGGGTTTATTCTGCTTGGCTTCTCTGACCATCCCAAACTGGAGATGGTCCTGTCAGCAGTTGTCACTCTCTTCTACTTAATTACTTTGATTGGTAACACAGCCATCATTCTCGCATCCCTCCTGGATCCCCATCTCCACACACCAATGTATTTTTTCCTCAGGAATTTATCCTTCCTGGATCTATGTTTCACAACTAGCATCATCCCCCAGATGCTAGTTAACTTGTGGGGACATGATAAGACCATCAGCTATGTGGGCTGTGTCATTCAGCTCTATCTTTACATGTGGTTTGGCTCCATTGAGTGCCTTCTCCTAGCTGTTATGTCCTATGATCGTTTTACAGCTATTTGTAAGCCCTTGCATTATTTGGTAATCATGAACCCACATTTGTGCTTCAAGATGACTACCATGGTCTGGAGTATCAGTTTGGCCAATTCAGTTGTATTATGTACACTCACCCTGAATTTGCctagatgtggaaacaaccttcTGGATCATTTCTTGTGTGAGTTGCCAGCTATGGTCAAGATAGCTTGCATAGACACCACAGCAGTTGAAATGTCTGTTTTTGCTTTAGGCATTGTCATCGTCCTTACACCCCTCATCCTTATTCTTATATCCTATGGTTACATTGCCAAAGCTGTGCTGAGAATGAAGTCAAAAGCAGGCCAACGAAAAGCAGTTAATACCTGTGGATCTCATCTCACTGTGGTGTCCATCTTCTATGGAACTATTATCTACATGTACCTACAACCAGGTAACAGTGCCTCCAAAGACCAGGGCAAGTTCCTCACCCTCTTTTACACCATCATCACTCCAAGTCTCAACCCTCTTATTTACACCTTAAGGAATAAAGACATGAAAGATGCACTGAAGAAGCTGATGAGAGTTGACCACAAATCTACAAAATCGAAGAGGAACTAG
- the LOC105084539 gene encoding olfactory receptor 2J3 produces MTMDKNNASSEGYFVLLGFSNWPHLELVLFVVVLMFYLMTLIGNLFIIILSRLDSHLHTPMYFFLSNLSFLDLCYSTSFIPQLLINLWGPDKTISYTGCMVQLYFSLALGTTECVLLVVMSYDRYAAVCRPLHYTVLMHPRFCHMLAVACWVNGFTNSALHSIFTFWVPLCGHHQVDHFLCEVPALLQLSCVDTRANELTLMVMSSIFVLIPLILILSSYGAIARAVLRIQSTTGLQKVFGTCGAHLMVVSLFFIPAMCIYLLPSSGKSQDQGKFIALFYTVVTPSLNPLIYTLRNRDVRGAVKRLVG; encoded by the coding sequence ATGACAATGGACAAAAACAATGCAAGTTCTGAAGGCTACTTTGTTTTACTGGGTTTTTCTAATTGGCCTCATCTCGAGTTAGTTCTCTTTGTGGTTGTCTTGATGTTCTACCTGATGACATTGATAGGCAACCTGTTCATCATTATCTTGTCACGACTGGACTCCCATCTCCACActcccatgtacttcttcctctcaAACCTCTCTTTTCTGGATCTCTGCTACTCTACCAGCTTTATCCCTCAGTTGCTAATTAACCTCTGGGGCCCAGACAAAACCATCTCTTACACTGGTTGCATGGTTCAACTTTACTTTTCCCTTGCATTGGGAACCACAGAATGTGTGCTACTGGTGGTGATGTCCTATGACCGTTATGCAGCTGTATGTAGACCTTTGCATTACACTGTCCTCATGCACCCTCGTTTCTGCCATATGTTGGCTGTAGCTTGTTGGGTGAATGGTTTTACCAACTCGGCACTTCATTCCATCTTTACCTTCTGGGTACCCCTGTGTGGACATCACCAAGTGGATCATTTCCTCTGTGAAGTTCCAGCACTGCTGCAATTATCATGTGTTGATACCCGTGCCAATGAACTGACCCTCATGGTCATGAGCTCCATTTTTGTTCTCATACCTCTCATCCTCATTCTCAGCTCCTATGGTGCCATTGCCCGGGCTGTACTGAGGATTCAGTCAACAACTGGACTTCAGAAAGTCTTTGGCACATGTGGAGCCCATCTTATGGTTGTATCCCTCTTTTTCATTCCAGCCATGTGCATTTATCTCCTACCATCATCAGGAAAGTCTCAAGATCAAGGCAAGTTCATTGCCCTGTTTTATACTGTTGTCACACCTAGCCTCAACCCTCTAATCTACACCCTCAGAAATAGAGATGTAAGAGGGGCAGTAAAGAGACTAGTGGGGTGA